Proteins encoded together in one Entelurus aequoreus isolate RoL-2023_Sb linkage group LG20, RoL_Eaeq_v1.1, whole genome shotgun sequence window:
- the LOC133636308 gene encoding snaclec salmorin subunit A-like, translating into MASCLGVFFLLCGISGVFGACPPDWEEEQDRCYMYKVGPNTFDGAEQVCIAALTGAHLVAINNVAEQTFVAAFIKEVAGDASTHTWIGLHDSETDGSFAWTNVGTILVYENFASGQPSGPKGIEDCVYIDGSNDQWYDNDCNVMNPFVCEGPVPEPEPEP; encoded by the exons ATGGCTTCTTGTCTTGGCGTCTTCTTCCTCCTGTGTGGCATCAGTGGAGTGTTCG GTGCTTGTCCTCCTGACTGGGAGGAGGAGCAGGACAGATGTTACATGTACAAAGTCGGTCCCAATACTTTTGACGGTGCAGAG CAAGTCTGCATTGCTGCACTGACTGGAGCTCATCTGGTGGCTATCAACAATGTAGCGGAACAGACGTTTGTTGCTGCTTTCATCAAGGAAGTGGCTGGTGACGCCTCCACACACACCTGGATAGGACTCCATGACTCCGAGACG GACGGTTCCTTTGCTTGGACCAATGTTGGCACAATCCTTGTCTATGAAAACTTTGCTTCCGGACAGCCTAGCGGCCCAAAAGGAATAGAAGACTGCGTGTACATTGATGGATCTA ATGACCAGTGGTATGACAACGACTGCAATGTCATGAACCCCTTTGTTTGCGAGGGTCCGGTGCCCGAGCCCGAGCCCGAGCCTTAG